A segment of the Cyanobacteria bacterium FACHB-DQ100 genome:
GTCGCGTCAACGTTCAAGATCCAATCTCTTTCGTTCTCATTCGCGCCAAACCGGGACAAGATCTCAACCAGCTAAAACAACGACTCGAAGCTACCCTACCGAATACCCGCGCTTTTACTCAGTCCGAAATTGCTAATCTCACCCGCTCTTATTGGACAACGCGTACCGGAGTTGGCTTTATCCTCGGACTCGGTGCCACGGTCGGCTTTATTGTCGGGATGGTGATCGTCGGACAGATCCTCTATTCCTCGGTTTCCGACCATATGCGCGAGTTTGGAACTCTCAAAGCAATGGGCGCGTCAAACTGGGTAATCTACAGCGTGATTCTAGAACAAGCGCTCTGGATGGCAGTCTTAGGATACATTCCCAGTATTGCCCTCTGTCTTGGATTGGGTGCGTGGACACAAGCGGCGCAAGGCATCATGATTTTGATCACGCCTGCGACGGGAGCCGGAATGTTTGTATTAACCGTGGTGATGTGCGTTGGATCAGCCTTGTTTGCAGTACAAAAAGTGACCAGGGTTGATCCAGCGATCGTGTTTAAAGCGTGAAGTGGACGAATTTTCCCTGAAACTACGGGGATCAGCGTAAAATCTTCAATAATCTCTTAGATTCTTAACGGGAAGATGGTACTTCTTTTCATGCACTCTCGACATTTGTACACACAACTGTCACATGAATTCATCCGATCGCGAAATTTGAACTTCTAAAATGTATCTAGAGTCTAAGCCTCTAGAGGATGAAATCTTTGCCTCACCCTAACTATGGTTGGAGTAGAGATTTTCACTTGCCTCAGGCTTAGTGAATTGCCCTCCCTGTCACAATTAGAACGTTTTCGACACCGCTCCCCACACTTTATTTCTTCTCAACTGTTTTCCTACCGTCTGTTAAAAGAATGACTGCAACTTCGATTGATTGGATGTTTCGTACTGAGGAGCGGGCGATCGAATCCCGATCCGGTAGTTTGGAGCGGGCGGATAGCGCGATCGCTGCCTCTGGGGTCGAAATGGTGTACCAGACGGGCGGGGAGCGCTATCAAGCACTTAAACAAGTAGATTTGTCGGTACGGTGCGGTGATATTCAGCTTTTGATGGGGCCATCGGGATCAGGCAAAACTACGCTGCTCTCGATTCTAGCGGGGATCTTGACTCCAACTGCGGGAGCGGTGCGTCTCATGGGTCAGGAGATTACCAAGCTCTCCGGTTCTAAGTTAGCCCAATTCCGCCTGGAGAACATCGGCTTTATTTTCCAGGGGTTCAATCTATTTCCAGCCCTAAGCGCGATCGAGAATGTTGAAGTTGCGCTCAATCTCAAAGGGATTCGAGGTAAAGCAGCCCACCAACAAGCGATGGAATTGCTTGAGCAGGTTGGACTCGCCGATCGCGCCAATCGCCAACCGCGAGACCTCTCTGGCGGTCAGAAACAGCGCGTCGCGATTGCGCGTGCTCTTGCAGGCAATCCTGCTCTAATCATGGCAGATGAGCCAACCGCCGCACTCGATTCTCAAAATGGTCATGCCGTAATCGAACTGCTGCGATCGTTGGCAAAGGAGAAAGGACGAACGGTACTCATCGTGACGCACGATCCTCGAATTGCTGATGTTGCTGACCACATTGCTTATCTTGAAGATGGCATTTTGCAAAGTGACGGTCAATCGACCGTTGATTATTTTCGAGAAAGTTTGAGTCGATGACTCAGCATTTTGGGCGGGGTTTTTCTCTCGCTTTTCCCTTTATTCAATTCGGCAATAACCTATCTTCAGGTAGATCGATTTCGTAGGTCACACGTTGTAGTTTATTCATGTGAGCGAAATGCAAGAAGACCTCTTCTAAAGCATCAAGATCACAAGCTGTTTCTATAATTCCGTCCTATAAGAAAAAGTTGATTTATCGAAAAAGCAATTTGCTTTTTCCTAACCCTATCTAAACCATAAGAGCGCTACCCAACGGTGGCGCTCTTATTATTTCTGCGCTTGGATGACCTGTAAACTTCCCCCTACATAAAGTTGGTAAAACTGCACGTTGAATCCGATTTCTTGTAACAATTCTTTAAGGTCTAAATTGATTAATTTCCAGGCAGTTTCTGTCTCAAATAACCAGAAAAATAAAGCCAATCCAGGAACAAAAATTGGGTTCGTTGGTGCATGAAAATCAACCATCGTAAAGACACCACCCGGTTTTAGAACCCGATGAACTTCCTGTAAAATTTGGCGTAATTGTAACGGCTCCATTTCGTGCATTGCAGCACTGGTATGAACCAGATCAAACGAACGATCGACGATCGGCATTTTTTCCGCAAATGCTTCTATGTATTCCGCTTCGGGGACGTTTTGCTGGGCGCGACGAATCGATAACGGTGAGGCATCGAGTCCGGTAACTTGGCGCGATCGCTGCACCAAAAACCGCGTCGTTTGACCGCTACCACAGCAGAGATCAAGAATTTTCGTTTCTGGCTTGATCTCAATGCCCGTTAATGCCAACTGCCGAAAACGCGCTTCTCCACCCACGCTCAATGCGGCAACTTTTGAAATTCCGTCATACAGCCACTGATACCGATAGCTTAAATCTCTTAAAATCGTTGCCATTTCAATTCCCTTTGCGTCTTCTCAAAGCGTTATCAACCGCTTGCTGCTGATCCCGCTGCGTAATCCACTGATGATACGTCCGCGTGTGAACGAGTACCGAATGTCCCATCATTTTCGCAGCAACCGTATCGGATAACCCAACGTGAATCGTTCTCACTGCCCAAGCATGACGCAGATCATAAGGAGAAAAGGGTACTCCGTAGCGGCGAAACTGAGCTGTTACCCGTTGCCCCACCTGACGCAAAGTGGTTTTACTTAAATCGGTTTCAACCTGCGGCAATTGAATGTCTCTCAGGTTAAATGCCTCAATCCACTCTGGATAAAATGCCCACACTTGATGGCTTCCGGTTTTCGTCGTCGGCAGCACTTCGATCGAAGTCTCCCCCCGCTCTAGCCCTTTAAAGTTGCAGTAGAACACCTCATGGTTTCTCAACCCAAACGTCGCCATGATGGCGTACACAAACCGCCAAGCTGGATTCGGAATTTTTTCCCAAATTGCCAGAATTTCTTCGTCTGAAGGCAATTGACGCGCTTGGGTCTGACCTGCACCATATCGCCCGGAGAGCGTTTTCAGATCAGTCGGAAGTTTGAGGTTCAGAAATTCAGCAAACGCGCCCAAAGCCGTACAGCAGAGTTGGCGACTGCGCGAATGATTTGCAGTGGAGTGAATCGTTTTATAAAGGACTTCCGTTAGCGATAGGGCGGGAGCATCTGCCGCGATCGTCACCAGTTTTTTCAGATAAGGGGCGTATGCACTTGTCCAAGTCGTTTTCGTAGCAGCGGGATTGAGCGATCGTTGCGGCTGCTCGAAAAAATACTGCTCAAACGCATCAATCTGCTGACTTAGAGATTGCTGACTTAAGCGTTTGCCGTCGGTAAAACTGA
Coding sequences within it:
- a CDS encoding class I SAM-dependent methyltransferase, whose product is MATILRDLSYRYQWLYDGISKVAALSVGGEARFRQLALTGIEIKPETKILDLCCGSGQTTRFLVQRSRQVTGLDASPLSIRRAQQNVPEAEYIEAFAEKMPIVDRSFDLVHTSAAMHEMEPLQLRQILQEVHRVLKPGGVFTMVDFHAPTNPIFVPGLALFFWLFETETAWKLINLDLKELLQEIGFNVQFYQLYVGGSLQVIQAQK
- a CDS encoding site-specific integrase, translated to MADLEALDAKISQTNQRLKAAQLGFQVERRGIRLALRGTLPPRPGSSRLRSHQQRLSLGIPATPAGLKQIEQEAKIVAAQLIQNQFDWQEYLSFTDGKRLSQQSLSQQIDAFEQYFFEQPQRSLNPAATKTTWTSAYAPYLKKLVTIAADAPALSLTEVLYKTIHSTANHSRSRQLCCTALGAFAEFLNLKLPTDLKTLSGRYGAGQTQARQLPSDEEILAIWEKIPNPAWRFVYAIMATFGLRNHEVFYCNFKGLERGETSIEVLPTTKTGSHQVWAFYPEWIEAFNLRDIQLPQVETDLSKTTLRQVGQRVTAQFRRYGVPFSPYDLRHAWAVRTIHVGLSDTVAAKMMGHSVLVHTRTYHQWITQRDQQQAVDNALRRRKGN
- a CDS encoding ABC transporter ATP-binding protein yields the protein MTATSIDWMFRTEERAIESRSGSLERADSAIAASGVEMVYQTGGERYQALKQVDLSVRCGDIQLLMGPSGSGKTTLLSILAGILTPTAGAVRLMGQEITKLSGSKLAQFRLENIGFIFQGFNLFPALSAIENVEVALNLKGIRGKAAHQQAMELLEQVGLADRANRQPRDLSGGQKQRVAIARALAGNPALIMADEPTAALDSQNGHAVIELLRSLAKEKGRTVLIVTHDPRIADVADHIAYLEDGILQSDGQSTVDYFRESLSR